The Streptomyces sp. Mut1 genome window below encodes:
- a CDS encoding carbohydrate ABC transporter permease, with protein sequence MSFLKTTDADGRRVPPWQLVLRYVLLLAVLALTVGPFLWQLSTSLKGPNEDIFSSPPKFFPSDPTLDNYSRVADTIPVWDYALNSLKVASANVVTNCVGSALAGYALARLRYRGRRAATLAFILAMLVPVEGIIIAQFTTMRDLGLNNTLLGVLLPGSVGAMNVLLMRNAFLNLPVEIEEAAFVDGANVWQRFLRIALPSVKGTLAVVAIFAFMGSWDDFLWPLIVLSDPDNFTLTIGLNYLHGTFANDERLVAAGTIIAVLPLIVLFAGLQRFFFRGVGEGAVKG encoded by the coding sequence GTGAGCTTCCTGAAGACCACCGACGCCGACGGCCGGCGCGTCCCGCCCTGGCAGCTCGTCCTGCGCTACGTACTGCTGCTCGCCGTCCTGGCGCTGACCGTCGGGCCGTTCCTGTGGCAGCTGTCGACCTCGCTGAAGGGCCCGAACGAGGACATCTTCAGCTCGCCGCCGAAGTTCTTCCCCAGCGACCCGACCCTGGACAACTACAGCCGGGTCGCCGACACGATTCCCGTCTGGGACTACGCGCTGAACTCCCTCAAGGTCGCCTCCGCCAACGTGGTGACCAACTGCGTCGGCTCGGCGCTCGCCGGGTACGCCCTGGCGAGGCTCCGCTACCGGGGGCGCAGGGCCGCCACGCTGGCGTTCATCCTCGCCATGCTGGTGCCCGTGGAGGGCATCATCATCGCCCAGTTCACCACCATGCGGGACCTCGGGCTGAACAACACCCTGCTCGGTGTGCTGCTGCCGGGCTCGGTCGGCGCGATGAACGTCCTGCTGATGCGCAACGCGTTCCTCAACCTCCCCGTGGAGATCGAGGAGGCGGCCTTCGTGGACGGCGCCAACGTCTGGCAGCGCTTCCTGCGGATCGCGCTGCCCTCGGTCAAGGGCACCCTCGCCGTCGTCGCGATCTTCGCGTTCATGGGCTCCTGGGACGACTTCCTGTGGCCGCTGATCGTCCTCAGCGACCCGGACAACTTCACACTGACCATCGGCCTGAACTACCTGCACGGAACCTTCGCCAACGACGAACGGCTCGTCGCGGCGGGCACGATCATCGCCGTGCTCCCGCTCATCGTCCTCTTCGCCGGGCTCCAGCGCTTCTTCTTCCGGGGCGTCGGCGAAGGCGCCGTCAAGGGCTGA
- a CDS encoding alpha-mannosidase — MHDDRSLVEARLKRVLDERIRPAVYPQSVPLDVAVWNAPGEPVPVAEGLAGPTEKIAVGDRWGAPWGTSWFKVSGTVPEEWAGRTVEALLDLGFDENMPGFQCEGLVYRPDGTPVKGLNPRNQWVRVGAPVAGGEEVLLHIEAASNPVILDYHPFLPTRLGDKETAGSEPQYTLARMDLAVFDEDVWNLVQDLEVLGELMGELPVEGARRWDILRAVGRALDAVDLQDVGGTAAAAREELAGVLVTPAAPSAHRISAVGHAHIDSAWLWPLRETVRKVARTTSNMTALLEDEPDFVFAMSQAQQFAWIKEHRPEVYAKVKAAVADGRFVPSGGMWVESDTNMPGSEAMARQFVHGKRFFLDEFGIENDEAWLPDTFGFAAGLPQIIKAAGSKWLLTQKISWSQTNKFPHHTFQWEGIDGTRIFTHFPPVDTYNCSMKGSEIAHAATNFKDKGVARHSLAPTGWGDGGGGTTREMIAKAARMRSLEGSATVTWETPTDFFTKAEAEYPNAPVWVGELYLELHRATLTSQAKTKQGNRRSEHLLREAELWAATAAVRTGFSYPYEQLDRIWKTVLLHQFHDILPGSSIAWVHREAEKTYAAVAAELTGVIDAAQRALAGDPEGDRALVFNAAPHTRGGVPAGAAAAVATADATPPAPREGGGYVLDNGLLRVEIDGRGLVVSAYDIAAGRETVAPGAAANLLQIHPDFPNMWDAWDVDAFYRNTVTDLTALDELTPVTGGVRVVRSFGDSKVTQLLTLEPGAKRLDIDTEVDWHETEKFLKAAFPLDVHAERYASETQFGHFYRATHTNTSWEAAKFEACNHRFVHLEEPGWGVALVNDSTYGHDVTRTVRDADAGTTTTVRVSLLRAPRFPDPETDQGVHRFRHALVPGAAIGDAVREGFGVNLPERRVTGDREVAPLVAVDNDAVVVSAVKLADDGSGDLVVRLYESTGGRAKVRLATGFPATSVVATDLLERPLAGVPVPESDEAGVRLSLRPFELMTLRLTRG; from the coding sequence ATGCACGACGACCGCAGCCTGGTCGAGGCCCGACTCAAGCGCGTCCTGGACGAGCGCATCCGGCCGGCCGTATACCCGCAGTCCGTCCCGCTGGACGTCGCCGTCTGGAACGCGCCGGGTGAGCCCGTCCCGGTCGCCGAGGGCCTGGCCGGGCCCACCGAGAAGATCGCGGTCGGCGACCGGTGGGGCGCTCCGTGGGGCACCTCCTGGTTCAAGGTCTCCGGCACGGTGCCGGAGGAATGGGCGGGCCGGACGGTGGAGGCGCTGCTCGACCTCGGCTTCGACGAGAACATGCCGGGCTTCCAGTGCGAGGGCCTCGTCTACCGCCCCGACGGCACCCCGGTGAAGGGCCTCAACCCGCGCAACCAGTGGGTGCGGGTGGGCGCCCCGGTCGCGGGCGGCGAGGAGGTGCTGCTGCACATCGAGGCCGCCTCCAACCCGGTGATCCTCGACTACCACCCCTTCCTGCCGACCCGGCTGGGCGACAAGGAGACGGCCGGCAGCGAGCCGCAGTACACCCTGGCCCGGATGGACCTCGCCGTCTTCGACGAGGACGTGTGGAACCTGGTGCAGGACCTGGAGGTGCTGGGCGAGCTGATGGGGGAGCTGCCCGTGGAGGGCGCCCGCCGCTGGGACATCCTGCGCGCGGTCGGCCGGGCGCTGGACGCGGTCGACCTCCAGGACGTGGGCGGGACGGCCGCCGCCGCGCGCGAGGAGCTGGCCGGGGTCCTTGTGACGCCCGCCGCGCCCTCCGCGCACCGCATCAGCGCCGTCGGCCACGCGCACATCGACTCCGCCTGGCTGTGGCCGCTGCGCGAGACGGTCCGCAAGGTCGCCCGTACGACGTCCAACATGACCGCGCTCCTGGAGGACGAGCCGGACTTCGTCTTCGCGATGTCGCAGGCGCAGCAGTTCGCCTGGATCAAGGAGCACCGCCCCGAGGTCTACGCCAAGGTCAAGGCGGCCGTCGCGGACGGCCGGTTCGTCCCGTCCGGCGGCATGTGGGTCGAGTCCGACACCAACATGCCGGGCTCCGAGGCGATGGCCCGCCAGTTCGTGCACGGCAAGCGGTTCTTCCTGGACGAGTTCGGCATCGAGAACGACGAGGCGTGGCTGCCCGACACCTTCGGGTTCGCGGCCGGGCTGCCGCAGATCATCAAGGCGGCCGGCTCCAAGTGGCTGCTCACGCAGAAGATCTCCTGGAGCCAGACCAACAAGTTCCCGCACCACACCTTCCAGTGGGAGGGCATCGACGGCACCCGGATCTTCACGCACTTCCCGCCCGTCGACACGTACAACTGCTCGATGAAGGGCAGCGAGATCGCCCACGCGGCGACGAACTTCAAGGACAAGGGCGTCGCCCGGCACTCGCTGGCCCCGACCGGCTGGGGCGACGGGGGCGGCGGCACCACCCGCGAGATGATCGCCAAGGCGGCCCGGATGCGGAGCCTGGAGGGCTCGGCGACGGTGACGTGGGAGACCCCCACCGACTTCTTCACCAAGGCCGAGGCGGAGTACCCCAACGCCCCGGTCTGGGTCGGCGAGCTCTACCTGGAGCTGCACCGCGCGACCCTGACCAGCCAGGCCAAGACCAAGCAGGGCAACCGCCGCAGCGAGCACCTGCTCCGCGAGGCCGAGCTGTGGGCCGCCACCGCCGCTGTACGCACCGGCTTCTCCTACCCGTACGAGCAGCTCGACCGGATCTGGAAGACGGTGCTGCTGCACCAGTTCCACGACATCCTGCCCGGCTCCTCGATCGCCTGGGTGCACCGCGAGGCGGAGAAGACGTACGCGGCCGTCGCCGCCGAGCTGACCGGCGTCATCGACGCCGCGCAGCGCGCCCTGGCCGGTGACCCCGAGGGGGACAGGGCCCTCGTCTTCAACGCCGCCCCGCACACCCGCGGCGGTGTCCCCGCCGGAGCGGCGGCCGCCGTCGCGACGGCCGACGCCACCCCGCCCGCCCCGCGCGAGGGCGGCGGCTACGTGCTGGACAACGGCCTGCTCCGGGTGGAGATCGACGGCCGGGGCCTGGTCGTCTCCGCGTACGACATCGCCGCCGGCCGCGAGACCGTGGCGCCGGGCGCCGCCGCGAACCTGCTCCAGATCCACCCCGACTTCCCGAACATGTGGGACGCCTGGGACGTCGACGCGTTCTACCGCAACACCGTCACCGACCTGACCGCCCTGGACGAACTGACCCCGGTGACGGGCGGGGTGCGGGTCGTCCGCAGCTTCGGCGACTCGAAGGTGACCCAGCTGCTCACCCTGGAACCGGGCGCCAAGCGGCTCGACATCGACACCGAGGTCGACTGGCACGAGACGGAGAAGTTCCTCAAGGCCGCGTTCCCGCTGGACGTGCACGCCGAGCGGTACGCCTCCGAGACGCAGTTCGGCCACTTCTACCGGGCCACCCACACCAACACCAGCTGGGAGGCCGCCAAGTTCGAGGCGTGCAACCACCGCTTCGTCCACCTGGAGGAGCCGGGCTGGGGCGTCGCGCTCGTCAACGACTCGACGTACGGGCACGACGTGACGCGCACCGTGCGGGACGCGGACGCGGGGACGACCACCACCGTCCGGGTCTCGCTGCTGCGCGCCCCGCGCTTCCCCGACCCGGAGACCGACCAGGGCGTGCACCGCTTCCGGCACGCGCTCGTCCCCGGCGCCGCGATCGGCGACGCGGTCCGCGAGGGCTTCGGCGTCAACCTGCCGGAGCGCCGGGTGACGGGTGACCGGGAGGTGGCCCCGCTGGTGGCCGTCGACAACGACGCGGTCGTGGTGAGCGCCGTCAAGCTGGCGGACGACGGGAGCGGCGACCTCGTCGTACGGCTCTACGAGTCCACGGGCGGCCGGGCGAAGGTCCGCCTGGCCACCGGCTTCCCGGCCACGTCCGTCGTGGCGACGGACCTGCTGGAGCGGCCGCTGGCCGGTGTGCCGGTGCCCGAGAGCGACGAGGCGGGCGTGCGGCTGTCGCTGCGCCCCTTCGAGCTGATGACGCTGCGGCTGACGCGCGGCTGA
- a CDS encoding endo-beta-N-acetylglucosaminidase, whose product MSQSQPASGPRPAAPSRRTVVLAGAGTAAALLTPGLAAPAGAATRTAPSARDARQPYASYWFPDSLPDGTPGDGITWRSLKAWHPGSDPDLPFNTASVPLADRFTPVPANTTARTDQARITSLVAFGNTAGNPSQGSATADYYALNHWAYIDELVFWGGSAGEGLILAPNAPVVDAAHRNGVPVLGTVFLPPVHHGGDLRWTRDLVQRDAAGRFPLAAKLVEAAVAHGFDGWFINAETEGGDAALGAEMLAFVTDLRARSDRAGLRITWYDAMTVRGEVGWQGALNDENTALFREADSMFVDFRWTPETLAASARTAEAAGRSRYDLWAGVDVESNGWNAPVDWDAIIPADRPHTVGYGFYRPEWTRSQLADDARTPDRFHAADQRFWTGQSLDPARPDRTDSWRAPATAVADRSTVAGLPFATAFNTGHGLRWYENGRVTSDAEWNHLGVQDRLPGRRWVVRTEGRRPSVGFDFDDAWHGGSSLLVDGEPGAPVTVELYATRLPLTRRTVVELTHRTDPGSGPVTVELAVALREPERPGDPVPYTFVPAGELRAGGTGWSTATLRLNPLSGTVHALGVRLTASGPVRWRLGALAVRDRAETPAAPAGLRITAASAGPDGTDLRLNWHRAPGAPRHYELHRVLPDGTRRFLGATAGTAFFVPGLRREPGEKTARFQVRAVGELYTTSGAANAAHRW is encoded by the coding sequence ATGTCCCAGTCCCAGCCCGCGTCCGGGCCGCGCCCGGCCGCCCCCAGCCGCCGCACCGTGGTCCTCGCCGGAGCCGGAACGGCCGCCGCCCTCCTGACGCCCGGCCTCGCCGCGCCCGCCGGGGCCGCCACCCGCACCGCCCCCTCGGCCCGGGACGCGCGGCAGCCGTACGCCTCGTACTGGTTCCCCGACTCGCTGCCCGACGGCACCCCCGGCGACGGCATCACCTGGCGCAGCCTGAAGGCATGGCACCCCGGCAGCGACCCCGACCTGCCGTTCAACACCGCGTCCGTGCCGCTCGCCGACCGCTTCACCCCGGTCCCGGCGAACACCACGGCCCGGACCGACCAGGCGCGGATCACCTCCCTGGTGGCCTTCGGGAACACCGCGGGCAACCCCTCCCAGGGCTCCGCCACCGCCGACTACTACGCCCTGAACCACTGGGCGTACATCGACGAGCTGGTCTTCTGGGGCGGCTCGGCGGGCGAGGGCCTGATCCTGGCGCCGAACGCCCCCGTCGTGGACGCGGCGCACCGCAACGGTGTCCCCGTCCTCGGCACGGTGTTCCTGCCGCCCGTGCACCACGGCGGCGACCTGCGGTGGACCCGCGACCTCGTGCAGCGGGACGCGGCCGGGCGCTTCCCGCTGGCCGCGAAGCTGGTGGAGGCGGCCGTCGCGCACGGCTTCGACGGCTGGTTCATCAACGCGGAGACCGAGGGCGGGGACGCCGCGCTCGGCGCCGAGATGCTCGCCTTCGTCACCGACCTGCGGGCCCGCAGCGACCGGGCGGGGCTGCGCATCACCTGGTACGACGCGATGACCGTGCGCGGCGAGGTCGGCTGGCAGGGCGCGCTGAACGACGAGAACACGGCCCTGTTCCGGGAAGCGGACTCGATGTTCGTGGACTTCCGCTGGACGCCGGAGACGCTCGCCGCCTCCGCGAGGACCGCCGAGGCCGCCGGCCGCAGCCGCTACGACCTGTGGGCCGGCGTCGACGTCGAGTCCAACGGCTGGAACGCGCCCGTCGACTGGGACGCGATCATCCCGGCCGACCGCCCGCACACCGTCGGCTACGGCTTCTACCGGCCGGAGTGGACCCGCAGTCAGCTGGCCGACGACGCCCGCACCCCGGACCGGTTCCACGCCGCCGACCAGCGGTTCTGGACCGGACAGTCGCTGGACCCGGCCCGGCCGGACCGTACGGACAGCTGGCGCGCCCCCGCCACGGCGGTGGCCGACCGCTCGACCGTGGCCGGGCTGCCGTTCGCCACCGCCTTCAACACCGGCCACGGGCTGCGCTGGTACGAGAACGGCAGGGTGACCTCCGACGCGGAGTGGAACCACCTCGGGGTCCAGGACCGGCTGCCGGGCCGCCGCTGGGTCGTGCGCACCGAGGGCCGCCGCCCGTCCGTCGGCTTCGACTTCGACGACGCCTGGCACGGGGGCAGCAGCCTCCTGGTGGACGGGGAGCCGGGCGCCCCGGTGACCGTCGAGCTGTACGCCACGCGGCTGCCGCTGACCCGGCGCACCGTGGTCGAGCTGACCCACCGCACCGACCCGGGCTCGGGACCGGTCACCGTCGAGCTGGCCGTGGCCCTGCGCGAGCCGGAACGGCCGGGCGACCCCGTCCCGTACACCTTCGTCCCGGCGGGGGAGCTTCGGGCGGGCGGCACGGGCTGGAGCACCGCCACCCTCCGGCTGAACCCGCTCTCCGGGACCGTCCACGCGCTCGGGGTGCGGCTCACGGCGTCCGGCCCGGTGCGCTGGCGTCTCGGCGCCCTGGCCGTACGGGACCGGGCCGAGACCCCCGCCGCGCCGGCCGGGCTGCGGATCACCGCGGCCTCCGCCGGTCCCGACGGCACCGACCTGCGCCTGAACTGGCACCGGGCACCCGGCGCCCCGCGCCACTACGAGCTGCACCGCGTCCTGCCCGACGGCACCCGGCGCTTCCTCGGTGCCACCGCGGGCACCGCGTTCTTCGTCCCGGGACTGCGCCGGGAACCGGGCGAGAAGACCGCCCGTTTCCAGGTCAGGGCCGTCGGCGAGCTGTACACGACCTCCGGCGCCGCCAACGCCGCGCACCGCTGGTAA
- a CDS encoding glycoside hydrolase 5 family protein, producing MSTSPLRFGANYTPSQGWFHHWLDFDLDAVRADLDSIAGLGLDHIRVFPLWPLFQPNRTLIRPRAVEQLVQLADAAAERGLDTSVDGLQGHLSSFDFLPAWTGTWHRRNLFTDPDVLSGQAAYLRTLAAALADRPHFIGMTLGNEINQFSGDPHPDPDRVTPEQAGAWLTRMLDACEEGAPGKLHLHAEYDAAWYQDDHAFTPAHAAREGAVTAVHSWVFNGTAQRHGRTGTATEHHAAYLIELSKAWALDPHRPVWLQEVGAPAPLIPAEHAAAFTEATVANALDCEDVWGVTWWCSHDVSRSLADFPELEYSLGLLTNDRRVKPAGRAIAELVREQRGRTRKPAPRTTALVVDTGDEVTAPRRSVCAPGGAVFEAFARLTADGVRPTTVLASKALDPGHLAARGITEVVTPDEVR from the coding sequence ATGAGCACCTCCCCCTTGCGTTTCGGCGCCAACTACACGCCCAGCCAGGGCTGGTTCCACCACTGGCTGGACTTCGACCTCGACGCCGTACGCGCCGACCTGGACTCGATCGCCGGGCTCGGCCTCGACCACATCCGGGTCTTCCCGCTCTGGCCGCTCTTCCAGCCCAACCGCACCCTGATCCGCCCGCGCGCCGTCGAACAGCTCGTCCAGCTCGCCGACGCCGCCGCCGAACGCGGCCTGGACACCTCCGTGGACGGGCTCCAGGGCCACCTGTCGAGCTTCGACTTCCTGCCCGCCTGGACCGGCACCTGGCACCGGCGCAACCTCTTCACCGACCCGGACGTGCTCTCCGGACAGGCCGCGTACCTGCGCACCCTGGCCGCCGCCCTCGCCGACCGGCCGCACTTCATCGGGATGACCCTCGGCAACGAGATCAACCAGTTCTCGGGCGACCCGCACCCCGACCCGGACCGCGTCACGCCCGAGCAGGCAGGGGCCTGGCTGACCCGGATGCTCGACGCCTGCGAGGAGGGGGCGCCCGGCAAGCTCCACCTGCACGCCGAGTACGACGCCGCCTGGTACCAGGACGACCACGCCTTCACCCCGGCGCACGCGGCGCGCGAGGGCGCCGTCACCGCCGTGCACTCCTGGGTCTTCAACGGCACCGCCCAGCGCCACGGCCGCACCGGCACCGCCACCGAGCACCACGCCGCCTACCTGATCGAACTCTCCAAGGCCTGGGCGCTCGACCCGCACCGGCCGGTGTGGCTCCAGGAGGTCGGCGCGCCCGCCCCGCTCATCCCCGCCGAGCACGCCGCCGCCTTCACCGAGGCGACCGTGGCCAACGCCCTGGACTGCGAGGACGTGTGGGGCGTTACCTGGTGGTGCTCCCACGACGTGTCCCGCTCGCTGGCCGACTTCCCGGAGCTGGAGTACAGCCTCGGGCTGCTCACCAACGACCGCCGGGTCAAGCCGGCCGGCCGGGCCATCGCCGAGCTCGTGCGGGAGCAGCGCGGCAGGACCCGGAAGCCCGCGCCCCGGACCACGGCCCTCGTGGTCGACACCGGGGACGAGGTGACCGCGCCCCGCCGCTCCGTCTGCGCCCCCGGCGGCGCGGTCTTCGAGGCGTTCGCCCGGCTCACCGCGGACGGCGTACGCCCCACCACCGTCCTCGCGAGCAAGGCACTCGACCCGGGCCACCTCGCCGCCCGGGGCATCACCGAGGTCGTCACGCCCGACGAGGTCCGCTGA